Proteins from a genomic interval of Clostridia bacterium:
- a CDS encoding tyrosine-type recombinase/integrase translates to MARKRISLDEKFNYSEPFCSEKEENSGFSMKDFFSQHEQFMTVKKLEGLAKKTLQDHVAFMRYVQEWMKTEVKDYEDRFVEKGLFLEYIAYMFGKEYKPCTMNLRLRTLKCYLRWLYSEKLINEDVSAKIKLVKVPKDTKEPLTPAEIKRIFKVLDLAEYSHYRDFVIMLVILDCGVRINELLNVTIDDYNNKDKTIKIGSETAKTRETRILPISPKTAKHLQRLIDIAKTNNEEYIFNSTYGGRIYTLNVIKNFEKYGKQAGITNKQTTPHQYRRTFAVECVKAGMDVFTLQKMLGHASISTTRIYVNLDNSHLINSHSKINVISKFI, encoded by the coding sequence AGAAAACGCATTTCTTTGGATGAAAAATTCAACTATTCAGAACCTTTTTGCTCTGAAAAAGAGGAAAATTCGGGCTTTAGTATGAAGGATTTTTTCTCGCAGCACGAGCAGTTTATGACTGTGAAAAAACTCGAAGGGCTTGCAAAAAAAACACTTCAAGACCATGTTGCTTTTATGAGGTATGTGCAGGAGTGGATGAAAACTGAGGTAAAGGACTACGAGGACCGTTTCGTCGAAAAGGGCTTATTTTTGGAGTATATCGCTTATATGTTCGGTAAGGAATATAAGCCCTGCACTATGAATTTGAGGCTGCGAACGCTTAAATGCTATTTGAGGTGGTTGTACTCTGAAAAGCTTATCAACGAGGATGTATCAGCAAAAATCAAGCTTGTGAAAGTTCCTAAAGACACAAAAGAGCCATTAACTCCAGCGGAGATTAAGAGGATATTTAAGGTGCTGGATTTGGCAGAGTATTCACATTACAGGGATTTTGTTATTATGCTTGTTATACTTGACTGTGGAGTCAGGATAAATGAACTGCTGAATGTCACTATTGATGATTACAACAATAAGGATAAGACCATTAAAATCGGCAGCGAGACTGCCAAGACCAGAGAAACAAGGATTTTACCCATCAGCCCCAAGACAGCCAAGCACCTTCAAAGACTGATTGATATTGCCAAGACTAACAATGAGGAATACATTTTTAATTCGACCTATGGAGGCAGAATTTACACTCTTAATGTGATAAAGAATTTTGAGAAATACGGCAAACAGGCTGGGATAACCAATAAACAGACTACGCCTCACCAGTACAGGAGGACATTCGCTGTAGAGTGCGTAAAGGCTGGAATGGATGTGTTTACACTACAGAAGATGTTGGGACACGCAAGCATTTCTACAACCCGTATTTATGTCAATCTTGATAATAGTCATTTGATTAACAGTCACAGCAAGATTAATGTGATATCCAAGTTCATATGA